Below is a window of Bombus pyrosoma isolate SC7728 linkage group LG14, ASM1482585v1, whole genome shotgun sequence DNA.
CACCAATTTCACTTGGACCAAACAAGAATTAGGAGTAGAAGAAATGAACATGGTTAAACATTGGTCTACCATATATACTGATGTGTTCATCGGTTTAATTAGTTTCGTTGCATTCACGGTAAAATATCCTTAGCTAAATAAACTCGTCGCGTCTTTAGAAGAAGTTCGGAATGAAATTAAGAGCTTCGTTTTCAGTTCATCTTTTCGATCATAAGTTCCACGGTTCCCGTGCCATCGGGAATCTTCATCCCCGTGTTCAAAATCGGTGCTGCATTAGGCAGAGCTGTGGGTGAAGCCATGGCTCTATGGTTCCCCAATGGTGTTCGTTATGGTGGTATCATAACTCCTATCGTACCAGgtaatttggaattttccCAATAAAACTAGAAGTTTTTTAACTATCCGGCCGCGGGcgatcttttatatttttctgtacaaAATCGCATCCTATAGGTTTATCACAAGGGGATTTTTAATGCAGTAGGAGCAAGAGTCAgaataaacgatgaaaaaggagatagttttttttctattaaccTACATCTTACAAACAGCATGATTCACCGAAATTAACAGAATATGTATGCAAATCGTGATTTCGACATCGTCCGCGACTGGAGCATTGAAAATTAGAAGctcgaatgaaagaaattgttcTTCAGGAGGCTACGCCACCGTTGGAGCAGCTGCATTTTCCGGTGCTGTGACCCATACAATCTCCGTGAGTGTTATCGTGTTTGAGATGACTGGCCAGATTACTCACATTGTTCCTATAATGATCGCCGTGCTGATCAGCAACGCCATCGCTGCGCTTCTTCAACCCAGCATATACGACAGTATCATTCTGATTAAGAAGCTGCCATACTTACCAGATCTACTACCTTCCAGTTCAGGTAAATCCTTAATAATCTTTTGCTAAATCCTCTGCGACCTTGGCAACttaaatctatatatttctGAACTTTGCTCTTACTATTTTTAACAAGCTTCCCAAAGGAAGTTCCATAAGGAGGTAAtacatttgttaaatattatctcTCTATATGAATCaggatttaagaaaaaaaattagtaCAAAAAAATCTTGTGTGCTATAGGCATGTACAATGTGTACGTCGAAGACTTTATGGTTCGTGATGTGAAGAATATTTGGCACGGAATTACCTATcagaaattaaaggaaattttaaaagaaaaccGCAAGTTACGTGGATTTCCTCTGGTCGATAATCCTGATTCTATGATTCTGCTTGGATCTATTCAAAGGTTGGAATTAATCAAACTGATTGAGAAACATATAGGACGAGAGAGGAGGCTGCAGGTAGTCATCGTAGTATgttatttctagaaataattaattctaagtTACCGTCGGTAAGATCTGTggatttgaattttccattcAGGTGGCTCAGAAATGGCACAAAGAGGCCGAGGAGAGAGCTCGAGAAGAAATGGAACGTCAGTTAAGGGACCAGGAAAGAACAAGGAGACCGTCCAGGTTCGAAGTGATCCCAGCACCAGATATTCTTAAGATGCAGAGGCAAAGTGTTAACGATCTAACAATGTCTCCAAACAACGCTGCCGCTCCTGACCATGTAAGTCACGCCTACTCGACGTCCAATGGTCACGCATAATTGTGTACATTTACTCAATTAACTACGTGTGCTGGTCACCATGCAGCTCCTTCTTCTCGTTTCACCGTACCTCTCGCGTGTTATTTTTCAGCACACTTACCATTCCCCGGTATTTGGGTCACAACCGAAGAAATCGATCTTGAAGAAAACCAATTCCTTCACGTTGAAAGGATTCAGCCCACTAGTCAGCCCCGCCGTTACTCCTTATACCACTGTAACTGGTGCGGAGAGCAGGTAAGAGGAATTACCTTTATATTTACAGAAtgagaaaacgaaaataaacaaatttaaattggcTAAACTAGTCAAATCTGAATTTTCTTTGCTCGTGCGTAATTCatttaactaaaatattattcgtgcCCGTTGTGACATAGCccacaaagaaaaaatatgccTTTCTCGTTTCTTAACACATTGTTGCAATTTCAGAATACGCCTTGCCTTCGAGGCGATTTTTCGCAAGTCAGCCACCTTGCAAGATGTGGATCCAGATCCAGAGATCGGGTCTGGAGGTGCTATCAGGCGTGACAGTCAAGACGTACCTCCTCATACCCCGATGCTGGCACCGAGCCCCGCCACTTCGAAGAAAGTACAACTGGTAAATCTATATATTCTTCTTGACTATCCACGTCTGAATAgacataacgtaatttctatgtaatgaaataatttctgtatatGATCAGCCTCGCGAGAGGGTAATAGACATGTCAGCAGAGGATCAAAAACGGTGGGAAGAAAGTGAAATGATGTTGGAGGTCGACTTCTCGAGGTGTCACATCGATCCAGCACCGTTCCAATTGGTTGAGCGAACGTCTTTGTTGAAAGTCCACAGTCTATTCAGCATGGTCGGAGTGAATCATGCTTACGTGACGGCTATTGGAAGACTGGTTGGGGTTGTAGGATTGAAAGAGGTTTGTCTGTTAATCACAGAAACATTGTGTTTATTCCTTCCATTGactttaaataatcttttcttttgttgttGTTCAAAGCTAAGGAAAGCGATAGAAGACGCAAACGCTGGAATTTTGCCCATGCACTCGGAATCTCATATAGGCGTCTCGACATCCAGTATCGCGAAGAGCGAAACGGACACGGAAAGCAAGAACGTCAGCACGATGAACTCTATCGCTTCCGTTGATTGCGAGAAAGTTGAAAAAGTCTGAgtgaaagagggagaaaaggaGTGAAAGACGTGGGAGAGAATgagcgagagagagataaGTAGAAGCAAAAATGTGATAGTCGTATTGTCAGGATCGGCAATATGACCCGAACGAGAGACgtgttttccttttatttttctttttttaataaaatattcccttTCTTCCGTGAGCGTAGAACACTCCCCGTGAAGTTCGAGCAACAAGTCATACTCCTAGCCGCTTGCGTAGTTACGCTCGCTTTTGAACATCTCTCGTACTTAATCTCGGGACAAGACCATCGTGCAGGGCGAACAATTCTCAAGGCTTTCCACAACGTGACAGGCGTTCGATATCGAACGTGTCGTCCTGTattaaacttgaaaatttgtaaacgaTTTGGCAATTGTTGCTTGTGGTTTTCTCTGCGCGTAGAAGGAAGCTTTCGGTACCGAAGATTCATATCAGGGTCTGTCAAATTTTcctgctttcttttcttttaactgAATTCCTTTTTGCACGCGTGATTCCTTTTCCGATTATCCTATAATCATGTagaaacagagaaagggagagagtgAGAATTACCACATGCGTATTTGAGAATGAATGGTTGTGACACGTTAATATAACTCTTTGACTTGGTGATATCAGTGCTCAGAGGAACATCCTCCTGTCCAATGGCTTGGACGCGAACCATGCCTTGTTGAAATGTCGAAGCTTCTCGAGaactatgtatgtattttaaaacgtGGTGCTCCAATGAATCCCGACGAGTGGTTTCGCCTTTTAAGAAATATGCTGTGAATCGCGTGTCTGTATTTAGTGGCCAGCAACGCGAGTCATAAACGTGATCACTAATGTATTATGTTTTAAGGAACCGGGCATACTCTATAACTTGTGACAAGCGTGATTTTATCgagttaattatttaagaaagcATTCGTGGCTCGCGTTAAGTGCTCTTGTAGTATCTAATTTTATGACTATGGTTGTGCCAACCCTATTTATTGTAATCTTTAACTCTAAGTACATGGAACTTATTAAGTCATGATAAGTCTATTCGCACGAACGTGCCCGAGAGGATCTTCTAAAagatttgattaaattttgagGTACTGTGCGCatagattatttttacgaattaagATCAACTTATTCGCCTTGCTGCTCTGTTATATTGTACCAAAGGACATACAGACAGCCTAAATCGATATCTTCGTTGCcagaatttatttgtttcagtTGATTAGACACCCGACGAAGAGATATCGCGTTTATGACAGTAGATTATTTTAACAAGAACGTAGCGTAATTTAAAACGATGTCTTAATTAATCGTTGTAAAGGTATCTAGGACCAGAAACTGAATGTTCTGTGAATTGATACGACGGACCGGATATTTGTGGATATTAATTTAAGGACAATGTTTGAGTAGGGCATTTTACATTCCATCTGACAAATATTCTCACGATGCATCccattttattgtaaatttatttgcgTTACACGTCATCGAAGCTTTATGCAAAACACTAATCGCCAAATATAAGTACATTGTACAATCGGGAGAagacattaaataatttattatattatatacatattgtgcagttaatattcttcttaatATCGCAGTTTGCAGTTTGCAGTTTGCAGTTTGCAAAAGGAACATTCTAATTCCGAAGCTACTAATAAAGCAATAATCAAGCCaacaaaatggaaataactgaaaaatataaatatgatgtGACAAAGATATATCAACTGTTTGATATAATACATGTCACATAACGTCCAAATCATTTCCATCAATGAGTCAAAGATCCGATATCCATCTCTTGAAAACCCCAGTTTATTTTACTTGTCCAAGGTAAACCAACCATGTAAGCATTTTGGCACAGGGCCAGGAGTATCGAAGATGGCTCTTGCGATTTCTGTAAGAGTCACGCTGTCTAGAATCAGCAATCCAACGCGTGTCTCTTTATCAGACCACACAATGGAACTGATAACCACGCCATCGTCCTCGTTCTGAAATATTGAGATAGATAtgtaaatcaaattatttatagaatagtCATTTACTTatagaatatcttttttcgaTTCTTTATAATCTCTACTCTTTCAGACATCATAGAAATTTCAGGATTTCAGATCTCTAGATCTCTTACCTTGCCATTAGGATCCGGCACAAAAATCGGTTCACTTGGATAAACGTTTTTTTCGCACCAAgttttccttgttttttcCAAGATATCTACCTTGATGAtctataaaagaatatttttcataccagtaattgtaacgtaatataccAAAGTTTATACAAAAAGTAAGATTAGACGATATGTACCGTTCCGGGATTATCCAAGTCCACGTCACTAGAAATAGCATAAAAGTACCGATACTCTCTTCCAAGACAGGAGTCGTAATTAAGACGTGGCGTTTCACAGCCCAGATCGCAAAGAAGTTCTGGTTTTACAAAGATACTACCATTGGCGAGCTTATGAGCGGTTGCTTTTCGTTGAAGAATATTCTTATAATCATTCTTTTTGCCCTTGTTAGCCTCCTCGTCATTTGTCGACGTTTCAACGAACTCTGAACTAGATTTACTTTGACATCTGACAGAGTTGTCTTGGAAAGACTCCAGACCTTGGTTCACCGTTTTTGTGGtgatcaaattatattctaatggTACATCCGACCGTGGACGTTTCATCGGTAATACGAACCTCAAAGGTCTGCCCCGAAACATTTTGGCATAGTCAGGGTTCTTGTGCAAATTCTGTAATCATTCAAAAACATGCATCTGGGATCCATTACCGTCCTTGAACTAACTtcatcaaaattatatatcacCTTCATTGCATCGACAAATAGACAATCTAACATCTTGGCATCGCGATAGCAGCAGATGTCCAGTACCACGTAATCACGATCACGTGTTTCGAATTGATTGATGATATGGAGATAAAAGAATGCCTCTGAAATAAACGTCCTCTCCAACAATCCAGTCTCTCTCGAAACCACGTGTATAAGAGTCTGtcacgataaaaagaaaatatatttcttcacggtcttctattaaaaattaagagaattCTTTTACAGACTTGACTTACGTTCTCCTTCTCGTACCACTTCAAAGCTGCGCGCATTGGTTGTTGTTTCATTTTGCAGGATACAACGGTGGTCAGAGACACTGCTAATGGTTGTTCTATGATAATGAAATAGTTTTCAGTGATACCAAAGGTGTGCATGTAAGAAGGATTCAGTAACCATCGAGATGGGATACTGGCGACGATGATGGCTTGGTCGAACATAGATAATTCCTTCTCCTCTTCTGAATCAtctgaataaattaattaagaagacATTATTTTACCAATGGTTACCAgtctgcggatttttatgcatttatgaacAATCGAACGATGcaaagatatacaaaaatgtataaaatatccaaaataagAGTACTCGTTGTGATATACAGTaagcgaaacaaatttctgcttCGACTTCATTCCTTCAGTtgaattcattgaaatatgaatttgcataaatatccacgttttaattattagCTAGAAATTCAGGGTAACTCTAACCAATGATCATTTGATTGGGTGAAAAGCATACGACATTGTATAGAGGTCCTCTTGGCGTCACGCTCAGTCCCAAATTATAAACGGTGCCATCGTTCATTACGTGAGGGTGAGATGTATGGTTCACAACTCCAACGTAATCTGACACGTTTACCTGCGATCATTAaatcgacgaataaaattactcACGGGCGATCACGATCATAATCGTGCAACCATCATACAGTCATCATAAAGTGAATTATAAAGCAATGCGAATATACATGCATAAGAATCACTACCTTGCCTGTAGTTTCCAAAGTTTTTGGATCGATACGATGAATCACAGTCGTTTCCGTAAATGTGTAATACTCATCACCAAAGGGGTATACAGATATCATAGAATTGTCAGAGTCATCTTCAGGTTTGAATACCGCTGCGACcctaaacaaaattttatcaatacctATGTTCTTtgaatatcataatttattaatgtctTATTTGAATCATTTGGTACCTTTGGAAAATACTTCTGCAAGGATCTGGTACTGCTTTCGTGCCAAATTCAGTAACCACTATCCTTTGGGCAGCATTGTTCTTCTTGTACACGTCTGTCTGAACGAATCTGCATTGGTACGTCACTTTCCCATTAGCAATTGCGAATCTATTTTTTCCAGAagatttacgaaattatttgaattatactTTAAAGATTTCCACGTTTCGTGGATGCAGTATGAACGTTACGTGAGGCTTCCGACCTCAGATTATAATCGATAACAATCAGCTATTATTGCTTCGTTAATGCCATGAAGATTTTTTTCAAGGTCTGGGTTACGTATTAAAGTCGAATAGTTATGTaaactgtatattttaaaaaataatttctatcacTAAGAAGCTGTTGCAAACGTTATTAGACTTTTTGAAACTAATATCTCAATCTATTAAAGTTTCTTCTACCACAAAAACATACCGATGCAATAAAGCTGAGCTATCAAACAGATGATTGAAGCTGTATTCTCCAACTTGCAAGCTACCCGGTCCGTTCCTCAACAAAGTTCCTTTCAGCCAACTTGGTATCTTCCCTATCACTTCGCCAATTATGGGTTCGATCACTTCCTTCTTGCAAGATCTCATCCAGACAGACGCGTCgcaatttggaaaataattcgtcTTCTCTTCCTCCAATTCGTTCTCACTGGTCTTCAGACGGTCTTCGACATCGTACAACTAAGATTGAAGTTATATGagatgaatttttttactGCGTTTAAAGTTCAAGCTCTTGCAGCTGCTGTTGTTCAAAACagtttaaaattcattcgaaactttaaagatattttcacAGTAGAAACTGTATACTCGTGGGAACTTTTGACAGCGTTAATCATGTTGAAAGACAAGCTTGAAATAAAGTAACAATTTAACGAGACCCTGGTGCGGTGATAGATTAACTTAGACGAGGACTTACTCGAAACGATGTCTTGGacaatttcattcgtttcctGCATAACAGATCGTCGAGTCCGTGCAGTTTtacggaagaaaaattattttccgatCGCGATCTATTAAACGTAGACGATTTCATAATAACTTTCGCGGATACTAATCCAAGTTAATCCGACAGAAATAAAAGGCTAAGAGCGTACATGAACTTTTTCCACGGTCacagattatttttaatcaattttgaGGGGCACGTATCGGTACTTCAGCGTTAAGTCTCATCCTCTTCATTTTCGTCTGATTCTCTCGTCAACGGGTCTAGGATCGCTGACAAAATCTGATAGACTCGTTTGTGGGTGAAATCCATCGTTTCTCTCGGGGCTTCGACGAACGAATGACATTGTTCCGATAATCTGCTGACCTTAAAATGTAGTTTCTCCCGTGATCCAATTACCAGCACCGGTTGCTCGAAGCCCCACGATCAGTCACGTGTACTTCACCCTTGCCCAACTCCTGGCAATCCTTTGGCGCACGTGGTTAATTGACACGTGACATCTTTCTCACCAATTACGAATCACCAAATGGAAGATTCGTTACGattcgttttaaaattaaagtgGAACGATTAATGAAATCAAAAGGAGTATATCTcgattttatgtatttatttatttcaaaatgtatattttttattagtcATGTAGAAAGTGTTAGTAATTTATGTTATCGGCGATCATTTGTAACGATAAAGTAGATTCTGCGGTTTGCTGCTAGATGGCAATCGGGCTGAAATCCATGTTACGTATAGATTCTTAAAATTAGTGCATGAGtcgtagataaaatataatttatgtcaAGGAGCTCGCTCACATTGGAATATTCATGAATCGGGAACTACGCGAATAGAAACAGAGTTTTTTTTCGATCCTGAATATGGTAACTATTCTCCTGTGTAGAAATAATCGCTTAATAGATTAGATATGTGTTCTCCATCGAGGAAGTTGTTTTCTCACAAATAGGCAAGAAATTCTTCGGGAAAATGTCTTGACCGCATGAAATATCTCGCATGTTTAATTTACGTCAAATCATAAACAGAAATATCGCTTTCCATATTATCGTATTAAGTTTAATAACAGTTTACTGATATTCTTCATTGTGTACTCGtgacttttaattaatatgtacgatatacatatacagtgaTAGATGATTCGATAATGAAGATATATATTCTTTGTAGATATAGCGATATAGAGACGTAGCGTAATATCACGAGAGGAAGCCATTTCCGGACAAGTAAATTATGCCTAATTTTTATCGGATACTTTTTAGCATATGCGCAGCTGtgtatatttatcatttgtcATAAAACACTAACAAttgatatttaacgaatatgATTAAGCattatttcataaagtaaATCATAAACATTTCAAGGAGAAAGTGGCATATatcttttcttcaatttattttgtaaattctaaCAATGGATGAAGTtcaaaagataataatttttagcaAGAACTTAGATTAATAGTTCCTAAAATTAGCAATACAAAGCATGCGTGGAAATGATATACGTGATATACGTAATCAATTTTGAGCACTACTAAGCGTTTCCCTCTTACttgaagtaatttttatttttcctatctATAAATTAAGCTTGCGCTGCGTTTCTATATCCCTGAATCCGTGGTATTCTATCTAACTTTGTCGTGAACGTTCATGAATCAACCGTGAGAAACGCGTGACCGATTTGATGCAACCATCTTTTTCGACAGGTAACACTATCAACGTCTCTATTACCGGAAACAAGGTGGCGATGCTGCAGTCCAGAACAGATGGCTTCTCTAGAACAATTGAGTTCTTAAGGAACTCTGACATCCTGCGTCGCGTTCTTGTGACAAACTTCgtgcaaattttattccattggCTGAATGCCGATCATTTTGTTACTTTTGGCCTCACGCCAATATTATTCGCGGAACTAGTTGTGGTTAAGTAAAATGTTACCATCAGAAATGTTcgtcaatatatttttcaggcGTTCGTTCGGAACCTTCTCCTCTCTGGTATATTTCtcattattgaattattaatttttgatgtTATAAATGATAATCATATATCAAACTTAACTTCCATTGAAAATCCATATACAGCGATGAACGAAAGCATTTTACGAGAAAAGCTAACCTATGTTAATCTTAACTTTTGTCCATCgctgtaaatttttaattcgtttatcaCTTGATATACGATATCTTTTAGGAATATtggggaaagagaaagacaaaacaatttaatttgttgttaCCAGTTATTACTAGCAACTTTCTTTACGATTTATAATTGGTAGTCAACAAGACGCAATGA
It encodes the following:
- the LOC122574792 gene encoding chloride channel protein 2 isoform X4; its protein translation is MASSSSEANEEYGLGYQNTLMYGRYTKDLGEYAKEEARKLKYHDKARRKYDKTRAEDLRKSRRGPLCRKLLALLAFAWKHTGARLGEDWVFLALLGIIMALISYAMDRGISMCNNARIWLYQDLTHHPALQYLAWVSLPVCLILFSAGFVHIVAPQSIGSGIPEMKTILRGVALKEYLTFRTLVAKVIGLTATLGSGLPLGKEGPFVHIASIVATLLSKLVTSFQGIYENESRNCEMLAAACAVGVAACFAAPIGGVLFSIEVTTVYFAVRNYWRGFFAAVCGATMFRLLAIWFQREETITAMFATNFTMDFPFDPQELFVFALIGVGSGLGGAFYVWLHRQYVIFMRKNKSMNSFLQKNRFLYPGIVSLIVSSVSFPLGLGQFMAGDLNTHDQVYGLFTNFTWTKQELGVEEMNMVKHWSTIYTDVFIGLISFVAFTFIFSIISSTVPVPSGIFIPVFKIGAALGRAVGEAMALWFPNGVRYGGIITPIVPGGYATVGAAAFSGAVTHTISVSVIVFEMTGQITHIVPIMIAVLISNAIAALLQPSIYDSIILIKKLPYLPDLLPSSSGMYNVYVEDFMVRDVKNIWHGITYQKLKEILKENRKLRGFPLVDNPDSMILLGSIQRLELIKLIEKHIGRERRLQVVIVVAQKWHKEAEERAREEMERQLRDQERTRRPSRFEVIPAPDILKMQRQSVNDLTMSPNNAAAPDHHTYHSPVFGSQPKKSILKKTNSFTLKGFSPLVSPAVTPYTTVTGAESRIRLAFEAIFRKSATLQDVDPDPEIGSGGAIRRDSQDVPPHTPMLAPSPATSKKVQLPRERVIDMSAEDQKRWEESEMMLEVDFSRCHIDPAPFQLVERTSLLKVHSLFSMVGVNHAYVTAIGRLVGVVGLKELRKAIEDANAGILPMHSESHIGVSTSSIAKSETDTESKNVSTMNSIASVDCEKVEKV
- the LOC122574792 gene encoding chloride channel protein 2 isoform X1, encoding MANQATKKELREETLHYHPDGSEEEVDKEWEEFTRLMAKLRENRRNRPHRPSQAFYPCPPPNADEEQQDFDPFDYINTIMYGRYTKDLGEYAKEEARKLKYHDKARRKYDKTRAEDLRKSRRGPLCRKLLALLAFAWKHTGARLGEDWVFLALLGIIMALISYAMDRGISMCNNARIWLYQDLTHHPALQYLAWVSLPVCLILFSAGFVHIVAPQSIGSGIPEMKTILRGVALKEYLTFRTLVAKVIGLTATLGSGLPLGKEGPFVHIASIVATLLSKLVTSFQGIYENESRNCEMLAAACAVGVAACFAAPIGGVLFSIEVTTVYFAVRNYWRGFFAAVCGATMFRLLAIWFQREETITAMFATNFTMDFPFDPQELFVFALIGVGSGLGGAFYVWLHRQYVIFMRKNKSMNSFLQKNRFLYPGIVSLIVSSVSFPLGLGQFMAGDLNTHDQVYGLFTNFTWTKQELGVEEMNMVKHWSTIYTDVFIGLISFVAFTFIFSIISSTVPVPSGIFIPVFKIGAALGRAVGEAMALWFPNGVRYGGIITPIVPGGYATVGAAAFSGAVTHTISVSVIVFEMTGQITHIVPIMIAVLISNAIAALLQPSIYDSIILIKKLPYLPDLLPSSSGMYNVYVEDFMVRDVKNIWHGITYQKLKEILKENRKLRGFPLVDNPDSMILLGSIQRLELIKLIEKHIGRERRLQVVIVVAQKWHKEAEERAREEMERQLRDQERTRRPSRFEVIPAPDILKMQRQSVNDLTMSPNNAAAPDHHTYHSPVFGSQPKKSILKKTNSFTLKGFSPLVSPAVTPYTTVTGAESRIRLAFEAIFRKSATLQDVDPDPEIGSGGAIRRDSQDVPPHTPMLAPSPATSKKVQLPRERVIDMSAEDQKRWEESEMMLEVDFSRCHIDPAPFQLVERTSLLKVHSLFSMVGVNHAYVTAIGRLVGVVGLKELRKAIEDANAGILPMHSESHIGVSTSSIAKSETDTESKNVSTMNSIASVDCEKVEKV
- the LOC122574792 gene encoding chloride channel protein 2 isoform X2 — encoded protein: MANQATKKELREETLHYHPDGSEEEVDKEWEEFTRLMAKLRENRRNRPHRPSQAFYPCPPPNADEEQQDFDPFDYINTIMYGRYTKDLGEYAKEEARKLKYHDKARRKYDKTRAEDLRKSRRGPLCRKLLALLAFAWKHTGARLGEDWVFLALLGIIMALISYAMDRGISMCNNARIWLYQDLTHHPALQYLAWVSLPVCLILFSAGFVHIVAPQSIGSGIPEMKTILRGVALKEYLTFRTLVAKVIGLTATLGSGLPLGKEGPFVHIASIVATLLSKLVTSFQGIYENESRNCEMLAAACAVGVAACFAAPIGGVLFSIEVTTVYFAVRNYWRGFFAAVCGATMFRLLAIWFQREETITAMFATNFTMDFPFDPQELFVFALIGVGSGLGGAFYVWLHRQYVIFMRKNKSMNSFLQKNRFLYPGIVSLIVSSVSFPLGLGQFMAGDLNTHDQVYGLFTNFTWTKQELGVEEMNMVKHWSTIYTDVFIGLISFVAFTFIFSIISSTVPVPSGIFIPVFKIGAALGRAVGEAMALWFPNGVRYGGIITPIVPGGYATVGAAAFSGAVTHTISVSVIVFEMTGQITHIVPIMIAVLISNAIAALLQPSIYDSIILIKKLPYLPDLLPSSSGMYNVYVEDFMVRDVKNIWHGITYQKLKEILKENRKLRGFPLVDNPDSMILLGSIQRLELIKLIEKHIGRERRLQVAQKWHKEAEERAREEMERQLRDQERTRRPSRFEVIPAPDILKMQRQSVNDLTMSPNNAAAPDHHTYHSPVFGSQPKKSILKKTNSFTLKGFSPLVSPAVTPYTTVTGAESRIRLAFEAIFRKSATLQDVDPDPEIGSGGAIRRDSQDVPPHTPMLAPSPATSKKVQLPRERVIDMSAEDQKRWEESEMMLEVDFSRCHIDPAPFQLVERTSLLKVHSLFSMVGVNHAYVTAIGRLVGVVGLKELRKAIEDANAGILPMHSESHIGVSTSSIAKSETDTESKNVSTMNSIASVDCEKVEKV
- the LOC122574792 gene encoding chloride channel protein 2 isoform X3; this encodes MGGIYQADGEITRKSPKQAAQMYGRYTKDLGEYAKEEARKLKYHDKARRKYDKTRAEDLRKSRRGPLCRKLLALLAFAWKHTGARLGEDWVFLALLGIIMALISYAMDRGISMCNNARIWLYQDLTHHPALQYLAWVSLPVCLILFSAGFVHIVAPQSIGSGIPEMKTILRGVALKEYLTFRTLVAKVIGLTATLGSGLPLGKEGPFVHIASIVATLLSKLVTSFQGIYENESRNCEMLAAACAVGVAACFAAPIGGVLFSIEVTTVYFAVRNYWRGFFAAVCGATMFRLLAIWFQREETITAMFATNFTMDFPFDPQELFVFALIGVGSGLGGAFYVWLHRQYVIFMRKNKSMNSFLQKNRFLYPGIVSLIVSSVSFPLGLGQFMAGDLNTHDQVYGLFTNFTWTKQELGVEEMNMVKHWSTIYTDVFIGLISFVAFTFIFSIISSTVPVPSGIFIPVFKIGAALGRAVGEAMALWFPNGVRYGGIITPIVPGGYATVGAAAFSGAVTHTISVSVIVFEMTGQITHIVPIMIAVLISNAIAALLQPSIYDSIILIKKLPYLPDLLPSSSGMYNVYVEDFMVRDVKNIWHGITYQKLKEILKENRKLRGFPLVDNPDSMILLGSIQRLELIKLIEKHIGRERRLQVVIVVAQKWHKEAEERAREEMERQLRDQERTRRPSRFEVIPAPDILKMQRQSVNDLTMSPNNAAAPDHHTYHSPVFGSQPKKSILKKTNSFTLKGFSPLVSPAVTPYTTVTGAESRIRLAFEAIFRKSATLQDVDPDPEIGSGGAIRRDSQDVPPHTPMLAPSPATSKKVQLPRERVIDMSAEDQKRWEESEMMLEVDFSRCHIDPAPFQLVERTSLLKVHSLFSMVGVNHAYVTAIGRLVGVVGLKELRKAIEDANAGILPMHSESHIGVSTSSIAKSETDTESKNVSTMNSIASVDCEKVEKV
- the LOC122574792 gene encoding chloride channel protein 2 isoform X5 — encoded protein: MPAFVLNRAYFVCNDNYLMYGRYTKDLGEYAKEEARKLKYHDKARRKYDKTRAEDLRKSRRGPLCRKLLALLAFAWKHTGARLGEDWVFLALLGIIMALISYAMDRGISMCNNARIWLYQDLTHHPALQYLAWVSLPVCLILFSAGFVHIVAPQSIGSGIPEMKTILRGVALKEYLTFRTLVAKVIGLTATLGSGLPLGKEGPFVHIASIVATLLSKLVTSFQGIYENESRNCEMLAAACAVGVAACFAAPIGGVLFSIEVTTVYFAVRNYWRGFFAAVCGATMFRLLAIWFQREETITAMFATNFTMDFPFDPQELFVFALIGVGSGLGGAFYVWLHRQYVIFMRKNKSMNSFLQKNRFLYPGIVSLIVSSVSFPLGLGQFMAGDLNTHDQVYGLFTNFTWTKQELGVEEMNMVKHWSTIYTDVFIGLISFVAFTFIFSIISSTVPVPSGIFIPVFKIGAALGRAVGEAMALWFPNGVRYGGIITPIVPGGYATVGAAAFSGAVTHTISVSVIVFEMTGQITHIVPIMIAVLISNAIAALLQPSIYDSIILIKKLPYLPDLLPSSSGMYNVYVEDFMVRDVKNIWHGITYQKLKEILKENRKLRGFPLVDNPDSMILLGSIQRLELIKLIEKHIGRERRLQVVIVVAQKWHKEAEERAREEMERQLRDQERTRRPSRFEVIPAPDILKMQRQSVNDLTMSPNNAAAPDHHTYHSPVFGSQPKKSILKKTNSFTLKGFSPLVSPAVTPYTTVTGAESRIRLAFEAIFRKSATLQDVDPDPEIGSGGAIRRDSQDVPPHTPMLAPSPATSKKVQLPRERVIDMSAEDQKRWEESEMMLEVDFSRCHIDPAPFQLVERTSLLKVHSLFSMVGVNHAYVTAIGRLVGVVGLKELRKAIEDANAGILPMHSESHIGVSTSSIAKSETDTESKNVSTMNSIASVDCEKVEKV